One genomic region from Verrucomicrobiia bacterium encodes:
- a CDS encoding aminotransferase class V-fold PLP-dependent enzyme, giving the protein MTVQEVQADEGLRREEFPVAGRKIFLAHAAACPLPRRVADAISARARSGTGDDQEAGLPPGYFSDTRRLIAGVLGAQPSEIAFVGPTSLALSYVAAGLPWKRGQNVVIYHDDYPSNVYPWMALADRGVEVRLMTLRELGRIRLVDVQSQVDEATRLVALASCHFISGWRLDLEPLGRWLRSRGILFCLDAIQTLGAFPTPAGSVDFMAADAHKWLLGPCGAGVLYVRREVQDLLQPVVHGWHNIRCPDFITLDAIKFRDDARRYEAGSQNLVGLAGLRACFAMVEDVGLDAIAADLASKRLWLVPRLQELGCEVLFPDPPAAHGGGITTFAHPATDSVTLHARLADAGIVTSLRTQRDGRRWIRVSPHFYNTQAELERFLEVLG; this is encoded by the coding sequence ATGACGGTACAGGAGGTGCAGGCCGACGAGGGGCTCCGGCGGGAGGAGTTCCCGGTGGCCGGGCGCAAAATCTTTCTCGCCCACGCCGCCGCCTGCCCCCTGCCCCGGCGCGTGGCCGACGCCATCAGTGCCCGTGCGCGGTCAGGAACCGGGGACGACCAGGAGGCCGGGCTCCCGCCGGGGTACTTCAGTGACACCCGCCGGTTGATTGCCGGGGTGCTGGGCGCACAGCCGTCGGAGATCGCCTTCGTCGGTCCGACGTCGCTGGCCCTCAGCTACGTGGCCGCCGGCCTGCCCTGGAAACGCGGTCAGAACGTGGTGATCTATCACGACGACTATCCGTCAAACGTCTATCCATGGATGGCCCTGGCGGACCGTGGCGTCGAGGTGCGCCTGATGACTCTGCGGGAGCTGGGACGCATCCGGCTGGTGGACGTGCAGTCGCAGGTGGACGAAGCCACGCGTCTGGTCGCCCTTGCGAGCTGCCACTTCATCTCCGGCTGGCGCCTGGACTTGGAGCCCCTGGGCCGGTGGCTGCGTTCGCGCGGCATTCTGTTTTGCCTGGATGCCATCCAAACCCTTGGCGCCTTCCCCACCCCGGCGGGCTCCGTGGATTTCATGGCGGCCGATGCCCACAAGTGGCTGCTCGGACCCTGCGGCGCCGGCGTGTTGTACGTGCGCCGTGAGGTCCAGGACCTCCTTCAGCCGGTGGTCCACGGATGGCACAACATCCGGTGTCCGGATTTCATCACCCTCGACGCCATCAAGTTCCGGGACGATGCCCGACGCTACGAGGCGGGTTCCCAAAATCTGGTGGGCCTGGCGGGATTGCGGGCCTGCTTCGCGATGGTGGAGGACGTCGGTTTGGACGCCATCGCCGCAGACCTGGCATCCAAGCGGTTGTGGCTGGTCCCGCGCCTTCAGGAACTCGGCTGCGAGGTGCTGTTTCCGGATCCGCCTGCGGCCCATGGGGGTGGCATCACGACCTTCGCCCATCCCGCGACGGATTCGGTGACCCTGCACGCCCGTCTGGCGGATGCCGGCATCGTGACCTCACTGCGGACCCAGCGGGACGGCCGCCGCTGGATCCGCGTGAGTCCGCACTTTTACAATACCCAGGCCGAACTGGAGCGATTCCTCGAAGTTCTCGGGTAG
- a CDS encoding TerC family protein, translating into MNALTNPDLWIGLAVLTLLEIVLGIDNLIFISILSGKLPEEQRSRARRIGLSLALVTRILLLLSLAWVIRLERPFWTFSVAGYELAVSVRDVILVAGGLFLLGKSTYEIHEKLEGDDGAKTPARAVSFQSVVVQIILLDIVFSLDSVITAIGTVRQVWVMVTAVGLSMIVMLVFVNQIGTFVERHPTIKMLALSFLILIGTMLVAEGFHQHIPRGYIYFAMAFSVGVELLNMRVRTAQRVTLHQPYR; encoded by the coding sequence ATGAACGCCCTGACCAACCCCGACCTGTGGATCGGCCTTGCCGTGCTCACACTGCTCGAAATCGTCCTGGGCATAGACAACCTCATCTTCATTTCCATCCTCAGCGGCAAACTACCCGAGGAACAGCGGTCCCGCGCCCGGCGCATCGGTCTTTCACTCGCACTGGTCACCCGGATCCTGCTGCTGCTGTCCCTTGCCTGGGTCATCCGGTTGGAACGTCCGTTCTGGACCTTTTCCGTCGCGGGATACGAGCTCGCGGTCTCGGTTCGCGACGTAATTCTTGTGGCGGGCGGACTGTTCCTCCTCGGGAAGAGCACCTACGAGATCCACGAAAAACTCGAGGGCGACGACGGGGCCAAGACCCCGGCCCGGGCCGTCAGCTTCCAGTCCGTGGTGGTCCAGATCATCCTGCTCGACATCGTGTTCTCACTCGACTCCGTGATCACCGCCATCGGCACGGTCCGCCAGGTCTGGGTGATGGTCACCGCGGTGGGGCTGTCCATGATCGTGATGCTGGTGTTCGTGAACCAGATCGGGACGTTTGTGGAGCGGCATCCGACCATCAAGATGCTGGCCCTCTCCTTCCTGATCCTGATCGGCACCATGCTGGTTGCCGAGGGATTCCATCAGCATATCCCCCGCGGATACATCTACTTCGCCATGGCTTTCTCCGTGGGCGTCGAACTGCTGAACATGCGGGTTCGAACCGCGCAACGCGTGACCTTGCATCAGCCCTACCGGTAG